The proteins below come from a single Drosophila suzukii chromosome X, CBGP_Dsuzu_IsoJpt1.0, whole genome shotgun sequence genomic window:
- the fs(1)h gene encoding homeotic protein female sterile isoform X4, whose translation MSSNEPPPRYEPPVEPVNGIVQPPVVPPAERPGRNTNQLQYLIKTVMKVIWKHHFSWPFQQPVDAKKLNLPDYHKIIKQPMDMGTIKKRLENNYYWSAKETIHDFNTMFNNCYVYNKPGEDVVVMAQTLEKVFLQKIESMPKEELELEPVTAKGGKKKQRAPATPKTSSATVGGGATTGSGTASSAAVNSGAGSGSTKVSAAASSAQQSGLQGATGAGSASTPGAQAGSGAGGATAARPVSAMGGTVSSTAGGAPSIPPISTMPPHTVPGSTNTTTTAMAGGAGGAGAAAANPNAAALMASLLNAGQTGAYPGAPGQTAVNSSSLLDGSTAAAAAAAAAAAAAAAGVGGAAGAAGGAAGAGVTIPSVAVNATNAVQAYVNAGVSVGVDAVIPPQQPAKIKKGVKRKADTTTPTANAFESPYAQMDSKSAKIATRRESNRQDLTFQGSGYNMSPLGVSGVPGLGGLVAGGVAGVAVAKNKEKLSDALKSCNEILKELFSKKHSGYAWPFYKPVDAEMLGLHDYHDIIKKPMDLGTVKRKMDNREYKSAPEFAADVRLIFTNCYKYNPPDHDVVAMGRKLQDVFEMRYANIPDEPVANAAHHHGHGHGHGHGHGHGHGHGHGHGHGHGYGGPLKHDASDSSSEDSSDTENESNSDEERSAKLKMLESKLLGLQEEIRKLSEEASAKKKAKKKLKEKKKSMGGGSGSASHHGHASGGGANAGGAGGAGSGGHSGVVSVPGGVGAMGAGGAGGANLNALLSGSLVGPGGAAVAGGVPNVAALHSQVHDAAMAVFGQLAGGGAAAGGGFGAGVTASGASTGGKAGTLAGALAAGAAAGAGGTSGSGGGSSKGAKSKGGRGAKGSGGGGVGGSNNTAAGNAAGGAAGAAAGAGAVGAVGGAGAAGGGNASKRAKSSSSAGAGGAVGGANASTGGAGARGSSKKKPSQVMNFDSEEEDTAKPMSYDEKRQLSLDINKLPGDKLGRVVHIIQNREPSLRDSNPDEIEIDFETLKPSTLRELESYVASCLRKKTHKKPSGKSKDEQMAEKKQELEKRLQDVTGQLGASKKNAKKDESASNKVEAVQPANPVSSSSSSSDSSSSSSSDSSSSDSSDSEAGDGDERPPRKKKPRDSNGGNQVNNPSINVVLGGNHPSGALTPTTMLMGLDHVVNSTSQMSNMLGNANPLMAAAMLNNNNKTTLPGSNFGGAPTAGAGNMLHAGGGSVAGAAVSGATGQQQQQQHNKNGPNDLSKVPPGGSITAALPPHSFAGGSAAAAAAVATSQSSGGIRIASNLHKPAGLGGGDLGEHHAALAAALTSGVNSTGTSGGGNTGSNSNNNGGSNNNNTNPLGGPHGDAMANASLASGLKQIPQFDDPVEQSLASLEFSTGSTGKSSLPDNFLMQQHLMQPGGPQQQQQQQPFGHQQQQQQQQQQQQQQQQQHMDYVTELLTKGAENVGGMNGNHLLNFNLDMAAAAYQQKHPQQQQQQQQQQQQQQAHNNGFNVADFGMAGFDGLNMTAASAFLDLEHTLQQQQMQLQQQQQQTHQQQQQQQHHQQQQQQLTQQQQQQQQHLQQQQQQLHQQLNQQLHQQQQVANKLLIIPKPIESMMPSPPDKQQLQQHQKVLPPQQSPSDMKLHPSQAAAAAAASAQGKLSQAFKATNEQNLKNASSWSSLASANSPQSHTSSSSSSSKAKPAMDSFQQFRNKAKERDRLKLLEAAEKEKKNQKEAAEKEQQRKHHKSSSSSSSASAASAQAAAVAAASLAEAVALGAAAAAAVASNASSASGGSSSGGGGGGGGGPTSNQAISGDRERDRDRERERERSGSGGGQSGNGNNSSNSANSNGPGSAGSGGSGGGGGGSGPASAGGPNSGGGGNANSNSGGGPALLNAGSNSNSGVGSGGAASSNSNSSVGGIVGSGGPGSNSQGSSGGGGGPASGGMGSVEYLITRCAPQNRAQEVAAAVAVQAFLAASPLGAMESGRKSVHDAQPQISRVDDIKASPGGQGQSSPAQQSPQDRAAAKRAEQRRAEQERRRREAMAGQIDMNMQSDLMAAFEETL comes from the exons atgtCGTCCAATGAGCCACCGCCCCGTTACGAGCCACCCGTGGAGCCAGTCAATGGCATTGTACAGCCACCGGTGGTGCCGCCAGCGGAGCGACCCGGCCGCAATACGAACCAATTGCAATATCTGATCAAGACGGTGATGAAGGTGATATGGAAGCACCACTTCTCGTGGCCCTTTCAACAGCCCGTCGATGCCAAGAAGCTCAACCTGCCCGACTACCATAAGATCATCAAACAGCCCATGGATATGGGTACGATCAAGAAGCGGCTGGAGAACAACTACTATTGGTCCGCCAAGGAGACCATACACGACTTCAATACGATGTTCAACAATTGCTATGTCTACAACAAACCCGGCGAGGATGTCGTTGTGATGGCCCAGACGCTCGAAAAGGTCTTCCTGCAGAAGATCGAATCGATGCCCAAGGAGGAGCTCGAACTGGAGCCGGTTACGGCCAAGGGTGGCAAGAAGAAGCAACGGGCGCCGGCTACGCCCAAGACATCGTCAGCGACCGTTGGTGGTGGAGCAACCACCGGTTCCGGCACAGCCTCCTCGGCGGCAGTTAACAGCGGAGCGGGAAGTGGCTCCACCAAAGTGTCAGCAGCCGCCTCATCCGCGCAACAGTCCGGTCTGCAAGGAGCGACGGGAGCGGGCTCGGCGAGTACACCAGGAGCCCAGGCGGGTTCCGGTGCGGGAGGAGCGACCGCCGCCCGACCCGTATCCGCCATGGGCGGCACGGTTTCATCGACGGCCGGCGGTGCACCGTCCATACCACCGATTAGCACAATGCCACCGCACACGGTACCCGGCAGTACCAATACGACGACGACAGCGATGGCTGGCGGCGCTGGTGGAGCAGGTGCAGCCGCAGCCAATCCCAATGCCGCCGCCCTGATGGCCAGCCTTCTGAATGCGGGCCAAACGGGCGCCTATCCCGGCGCCCCTGGCCAGACGGCGGTCAACAGCTCCTCGCTTCTAGATGGCAGTACAGccgcagcagcggcagcagcagcagcagcggcagcggcggcggcgggaGTGGGCGGTGCAGCGGGAGCAGCCGGTGGTGCAGCGGGCGCCGGAGTGACAATACCATCTGTAGCCGTCAATGCCACCAACGCCGTTCAGGCCTATGTGAATGCGGGCGTGAGCGTTGGTGTGGACGCCGTGATACCGCCGCAGCAGCCCGCCAAAATAAAGAAGGGCGTCAAACGAAAGGCGGACACGACCACGCCGACGGCCAATGCCTTTGAATCGCCTTACGCGCAAATGGACTCCAAATCGGCCAAGATTGCGACGCGACGGGAGTCGAATCGTCAG GATCTTACATTCCAGGGCTCGGGATACAATATGTCGCCGCTGGGCGTCTCCGGAGTGCCCGGACTTGGCGGTCTGGTTGCCGGCGGCGTGGCCGGCGTTGCGGTGGCCAAGAACAAGGAGAAGCTATCGGATGCGCTCAAGTCGTGCAACGAGATCCTCAAGGAGCTCTTCTCGAAGAAGCACTCAGGATATGCCTGGCCGTTCTACAAGCCCGTGGACGCGGAAATGCTTGGCCTGCATGACTATCACGACATCATCAAGAAGCCAATGGATCTGGGCACTGTCAAGCGGAAAATGGACAATCGCGAGTACAAGAGCGCGCCGGAATTTGCTGCCGACGTGCGATTAATATTCACCAACTGCTACAAGTACAATCCGCCAGATCACGATGTTGTGGCCATGGGCCGCAAGCTGCAGGACGTCTTTGAGATGCGCTACGCCAACATCCCCGACGAGCCGGTGGCCAATGCGGCCCACCATCACGGGCACGGCCATGGGCATGGTCACGGTCACGGCCACGGTCACGGGCATGGTCACGGACATGGCCATGGTCACGGTTACGGCGGTCCCCTCAAGCACGATGCCAGCGATTCGTCTAGCGAGGACTCCAGCGACACCGAGAACGAATCCAACTCGGACGAGGAGCGCAGCGCCAAGCTGAAAATGCTCGAGTCCAAGCTGCTTGGCCTGCAGGAGGAGATCCGCAAGCTGTCCGAGGAGGCCTCCGCCAAGAAGAAGGCGAAGAAGAAACTCAAGGAGAAGAAGAAGTCGATGGGCGGTGGCTCTGGATCGGCCTCGCATCATGGTCACGCCTCAGGCGGCGGTGCAAATGCTGGCGGAGCAGGCGGCGCTGGATCCGGCGGCCATTCGGGCGTCGTCTCTGTGCCGGGTGGTGTCGGAGCCATGGGTGCCGGTGGAGCGGGCGGCGCTAATCTCAACGCACTGCTCAGTGGTTCGTTGGTTGGTCCGGGCGGAGCAGCTGTCGCCGGCGGCGTTCCCAATGTGGCGGCGTTGCACAGCCAGGTTCACGACGCGGCCATGGCGGTCTTTGGCCAGCTGGCGGGCGGCGGTGCCGCGGCCGGTGGCGGCTTTGGTGCCGGTGTGACAGCATCGGGCGCATCGACGGGCGGCAAGGCGGGCACCCTGGCCGGCGCTCTGGCAGCGGGCGCGGCGGCAGGCGCCGGCGGTACATCTGGCAGCGGCGGTGGCAGCAGTAAAGGTGCTAAGAGCAAGGGCGGACGCGGCGCCAAGGGCAGCGGAGGCGGCGGCGTTGGAGGTAGCAATAACACCGCTGCGGGCAATGCGGCAGGCGGTGCAGCGGGAGCTGCAGCTGGCGCAGGAGCCGTCGGAGCTGTTGGCGGTGCAGGAGCAGCAGGCGGCGGCAACGCATCTAAGCGGGCCAAGAGCAGCAGTTCGGCAGGCGCTGGCGGCGCTGTTGGGGGCGCGAATGCCAGTACCGGTGGCGCCGGTGCGCGCGGCAGCAGCAAGAAGAAGCCCAGCCAGGTGATGAACTTTGACTCCGAGGAGGAGGACACGGCCAAGCCAATGTCGTACGATGAGAAACGTCAGCTGTCGCTCGACATCAACAAGTTGCCAG GTGACAAGCTGGGCCGTGTGGTACACATCATCCAGAACCGGGAGCCATCGCTGCGTGACTCCAATCCCGACGAAATCGAGATCGACTTCGAGACGCTGAAGCCGTCGACGCTGCGCGAGCTTGAAAGCTATGTGGCGTCGTGTTTGCGCAAAAAAACAC ATAAAAAGCCTTCCGGCAAGTCGAAGGACGAGCAGATGGCAGAGAAAAAGCAGGAGCTGGAAAAGCGACTGCAGGACGTCACCGGCCAGCTGGGGGCAAGCAAGAAAAACGCCAAGAAAG ATGAGTCCGCTTCGAACAAGGTCGAGGCAGTGCAGCCGGCGAATCCCGTGTCATCGAGTTCCAGTTCCAGCGATTCATCGTCGTCGAGTTCGAGTGATAGCAGTTCGAGTGACTCGAGCGACAGTGAAGCAG GTGATGGTGACGAACGACCGCCGCGCAAGAAAAAACCCCGAGACTCGAACGGAGGCAAT CAGGTAAATAATCCAAGTATAAATGTGGTTCTGGGCGGCAACCATCCGAGTGGCGCCCTCACGCCGACAACCATGTTGATGGGCCTGGACCATGTGGTGAACTCCACATCACAAATGT CCAACATGCTGGGCAATGCCAATCCCCTGATGGCAGCTGCCATGctaaacaacaacaacaagacaACACTGCCGGGCAGCAATTTCGGCGGTGCGCCCACTGCCGGTGCCGGGAACATGTTGCACGCCGGTGGCGGTTCAGTTGCCGGTGCTGCAGTTTCCGGGGCGACggggcagcagcagcaacagcagcacaACAAGAATGGACCAAATGATCTGAGCAAAGTGCCGCCGGGTGGCTCCATCACCGCCGCCCTGCCGCCGCACAGTTTCGCCGGAggatcagcagcagcagcagcagcagtggcCACCAGTCAGTCAAGTGGTGGCATTCGCATAGCCAGCAATCTGCACAAGCCGGCCGGTTTGGGTGGCGGTGATCTTGGCGAGCATCATGCGGCACTGGCGGCTGCCCTGACGTCCGGCGTTAACAGCACCGGCACTTCTGGCGGTGGCAACAccggcagcaacagcaacaacaacggcggcagcaacaacaacaacactaACCCACTGGGCGGACCGCATGGGGATGCGATGGCCAATGCCTCGCTGGCCTCTGGCCTCAAACAGATACCACAGTTCGATGATCCCGTTGAGCAGTCGCTGGCCTCGTTGGAGTTCAGCACCGGCTCCACGGGCAAGTCATCGTTGCCTGACAACTTTTTAATGCAGCAGCATCTGATGCAGCCCGGCggaccacagcagcagcagcagcagcaaccctttggccatcagcagcagcagcagcagcagcaacaacaacagcagcagcagcagcagcagcacatgGACTACGTAACAGAGCTGCTGACCAAGGGAGCGGAGAATGTGGGCGGCATGAATGGCAACCACCTGCTGAACTTCAATCTAGACATGGCGGCGGCCGCCTACCAGCAAAAGCatccccagcagcagcagcaacaacaacagcagcagcagcagcagcaggcgcaCAACAATGGCTTCAATGTGGCCGATTTCGGCATGGCCGGATTCGATGGCCTCAATATGACGGCGGCCTCAGCATTCCTCGATCTGGAGCACACgctccagcagcaacagatgcagctgcagcagcaacaacagcaaacgcaccagcagcagcagcagcagcaacatcaccagcaacaacagcagcaactaacccagcagcagcagcaacagcagcaacatctccagcaacagcaacagcaactgcaTCAGCAGCTCAATCAGCAGCtccatcagcagcagcaggtggCCAACAAGTTGCTGATCATACCCAAGCCCATCGAATCGATGATGCCCAGTCCGCCGGACAAGCAGCAATTGCAGCAGCATCAGAAGGTGTTGCCGCCGCAGCAGTCGCCCTCGGATATGAAGCTGCATCCGAGTCAggcggcggcagcggcagctGCATCAGCACAGGGCAAGCTGTCGCAGGCCTTCAAAGCCACCAACGAGCAGAACCTGAAGAATGCCAGCTCATGGTCCTCGCTGGCGTCGGCGAACTCACCGCAGTCGCACACGTCGAGCAGCTCGAGCAGCAGCAAGGCAAAGCCGGCCATGGACTCGTTCCAGCAGTTCCGCAACAAAGCCAAAGAACGCGACCGTCTCAAGCTGCTGGAGGCGGCCGAGAAGGAGAAGAAGAACCAAAAGGAGGCCGCCGAGAAGGAGCAGCAGCGTAAGCACCACAAGTCCTCGTCATCATCTTCGTCGGCCTCGGCCGCATCCGCCCAGGCAGCAGCCGTTGCAGCCGCATCATTAGCCGAGGCGGTGGCCTTGggagcagcagcggcagcggccGTGGCTTCCAATGCTTCGAGTGCTTCGGGCGGCAGCAGTAGTGGcggcggtggtggtggtggcggcgGTCCGACCAGCAACCAGGCGATCAGTGGCGATCGCGAGCGTGATAGGGATCGCGAGCGGGAACGTGAGCGTTCCGGCAGCGGTGGCGGTCAGTCCGGCAATGggaacaacagcagcaattCGGCCAACAGCAATGGACCCGGCAGTGCGGGCAGCGGTGGCagtggcggcggcggcggaggcAGTGGTCCGGCCAGCGCCGGTGGACCAaacagcggcggcggcggcaatGCCAATAGTAACAGCGGTGGCGGACCGGCGCTGCTCAATGCCGGCAGCAATAGCAACAGTGGCGTAGGCAGCGGCGGCGctgccagcagcaacagcaacagcagcgtcGGCGGCATCGTTGGCAGCGGCGGACCGGGCTCCAATAGCCAGGGCAGCAGTGGTGGTGGCGGAGGTCCTGCAAGCGGTGGCATGGGCAGCGTTGAATACCTGATAACCCGCTGTGCGCCCCAGAACCGGGCGCAGGAGGTGGCGGCCGCTGTGGCTGTTCAGGCGTTCCTGGCTGCCTCGCCCCTGGGCGCCATGGAAAGCGGAAG GAAAAGCGTTCACGATGCTCAGCCGCAGATATCGCGGGTGGATGACATCAAGGCGTCGCCGGGCGGACAGGGCCAGAGTTCGCCGGCACAGCAATCGCCGCAGGATCGGGCGGCCGCCAAACGTGCCGAGCAGCGGCGGGCCGAGCAAGAGCGGCGCAGGCGCGAAGCG ATGGCTGGCCAAATCGATATGAACATGCAGAGCGATCTCATGGCTGCCTTCGAGGAGACGCTGTAG